In one Lolium rigidum isolate FL_2022 chromosome 3, APGP_CSIRO_Lrig_0.1, whole genome shotgun sequence genomic region, the following are encoded:
- the LOC124699417 gene encoding dirigent protein 22-like codes for MAKGAVMLLVLFMALAASSEAAQMRHGSRALARGHRRAADPDAPTHLHFYFHDTVSGASPSAVRLAGPADPSSRTFFGMVNVMDDPLTEGPEPGSTAVGRAQGLYMAADQAQLGFLQAMNLVLTSGPYNGSSLAVLGRNCPLADVREMPVIGGTGAFRFARGYAQARTHWLDLKTGDATVEYHVYVMH; via the coding sequence ATGGCCAAGGGAGCGGTGATGCTTCTTGTGCTCTTCATGGCGCTGGCAGCGTCCAGCGAGGCGGCTCAGATGCGGCACGGGTCCAGGGCCTTGGCCCGTGGGCATCGCCGGGCAGCCGATCCGGAcgcccccacgcacctccacttcTACTTCCACGACACGGTGAGCGGCGCGTCGCCGTCGGCGGTGCGGCTGGCGGGGCCGGCAGACCCGTCGTCGCGGACATTTTTCGGCATGGTGAACGTGATGGACGACCCGCTGACGGAGGGGCCGGAGCCCGGGTCGACGGCCGTGGGACGCGCCCAGGGCCTGTACATGGCGGCGGACCAGGCCCAGCTGGGCTTCCTCCAGGCCATGAACCTGGTGCTCACCTCGGGGCCCTACAACGGGAGCTCGCTCGCCGTGCTCGGCCGCAACTGCCCGCTCGCCGACGTCCGCGAGATGCCCGTCATCGGCGGCACCGGCGCCTTCCGCTTCGCCCGCGGGTACGCGCAGGCCCGGACCCACTGGCTCGACTTGAAGACCGGCGACGCCACCGTCGAGTACCACGTCTACGTCATGCATTAG